The following DNA comes from Musa acuminata AAA Group cultivar baxijiao chromosome BXJ1-4, Cavendish_Baxijiao_AAA, whole genome shotgun sequence.
attatatttattaattatattttatatttttatattttagcgcctcgcttcgctcgggcgagcgcctgggcgagcgcctagcgcctcgggcgtttttggaccttggcgccttttggcgcctagcgctttttaaatcactggttctgcacatataaaataaacATTCGATAACTGAATTCATCAAACTAGCTAAATGAAACCTATATAGGAAAAAAAATGGACACAGAATGCAGTTAACCAACAGAATCTGTAGGTATGAACAAGGGTTGAAATTTCACCTGCTTGTTTGTTTGTTGCGTGACTGGAGGTGGTGGAGGCATGTTAGTAGACTTAGTCACATAATCCACATCATCAATTTCAAAGACCGCACTAGTTTCTATAGTTTCAGGTTTCTCATCAGGTTCAGTAGCCTCTATAAATTCCTCTGCAGGAGCAGCCATACCAGTAAACGGAAGGAATGTTGCACTTAAGAACTCTTCCCCTGTTGGTTACAGATGTAGCTTGAACATGCTGAACTAAATGAAGAAAAACTTACAGGAAGTAcattttaaaagatttattttagaaaagaaaattagatcTTCAGCAAGAAGGTTTGAGAAAACTATTTGGAGACTTTTACCAAATAGCACTACAATCTTTAACAGTCAAGAGAACCAATCAGATCTACACTATTTTGGTCATGATCGCAAAATTTTCTCCATGTAACAAACAAGCACTGCAGCAAAAACCATGAAATATTTCAAGACATGCAAGAATAGTGAATAGTTGGACATAACCTTATTCAAAGAGGCAAAGGTAGAAGAATCAATTCTTCCTTGTTTGTGATTGTAGTCCTCTACCGCTGACTTATTTTTGGTCAGGATTGCTTTCGTTCAATCAGTTCCTTTACTGATAATTTCCGACTGATAGGCAGGTCCTTCAAACCTTGGAAGTTTATCAGGTTTAAATATCACATCTGGATCTCTCTCTTTCGTGAAATCCCTGTGACAACCAGGTGATTGCATCCAAAGAAAATAAGTGAATTGTGCCAACAGAAGCACTATACAACAACaattaaaattaagaaaaatgttaTTCTCGAGATTGTATATAAAAGTCTAGAATAAACAATCAACAAAACAGAAGTTTTTCCTAAGATTGATTATATTTAGTTAATTTCAGTAACCAGAAAGAACTTAAGTGATCACTTATCAACTAAGATAAAGAATATATGCAGCATGTAATTCATGCTAGTGCTGTGAGGTAGCTAAGGAAATAATTTGTCTGTCAAAAAAACTGAAAAAATCCCATAAACCTTCCACATCATTAAGCAAAACAATTTGCTATGATGTACTTCAAGAATATAATTTCACTGTTAGAGGAGACACCAAAAATCCCAGAAAACTTTCCACATTAGAAAGCATAACAATTGCAAAGTTACATGCTACAGTTGCTACATAGCATAGCTAGAATACAACGAATATCAGGCAGAAGATAAAGTGTGCTGTAAATGATGCAAATAATAAATGTACAGAAGAAATAAAAGCTAACAGATCCTAACATCTATATATGAAAAACAGATTCAAGGATGACAAGAAAAACAAATTAGTCAAACAAATCACCACAAACACTACTAGAAAGTACAGTAACAGCAATAATAATTTTAGATTACCAATTTAAGTTCTTTGCTTGTGGCTGGATATTCAAGTGATCTCTTCTTGATTGATAACATATTACTcatatgatcatattttttttatttcccatCATCAATAGGATCTCCATCACTGGTGACATTGATGCTTGGATCATCTTCGTTGGCATAAGTTCTTAAGGTATCTGAACTAAGCTGACAACCAATCTTCTGTAGATGGGTTTGCAACCTGTAAAATTGATGTCTCGTCTCCATATTCAGATGCTTAAAAAACAAGGTGTCTGCTAAGTTCAAAACAAAAATGATAAAGAAAAGCAGCCTAGTGCCAGATGCTCCTGCCACTGCATGTCCGGGGAGGGAAATCTGATCCCTCCACATGTAGAGGCTGCTGTCTATACTGTTAGAACATGCAACACCCATGTTGAGATGGAGCAACATTCCCTTGTCATGGGCCAACCAAGATCAAAACAGATGCAAGCCAATAAAATGAACAAATGCTATAACATTTCTTATTTCCACAAACAACATTTGCCTTCTTTACTCCTCCTGTGCTTTTATATACCATCCATGagctttaatgatttttttaatctttgaagTGATCCTGCAACAAAGTTGAtagaaaaattaaacaaaaaacaTAAGGCTCCTCACAATCAGATATAGACACTATGCTCCTGTCCAAATTTATATTACTGGTTGAACTTGTAACCTTCTACAGTTTTCTTGCTCTTTGTTAATTTGTGATTCAAGCTCCTCTATCTGACTAAAAAGCTTGTATGCTTCATCAGCCTTCTCATCCAAAAAGATCTGTAGACAGAGTCAACACCAAGAAAAAATGACTTGCACAGAATTCAACAATGGAAACAAATGAGCCAGGTAATTCACATAGGGTGGAAATACAGCAGAAACAGAGTGAATccggatatgatatccaaattataCTCGACCATATGCCTGTAACCTAGACAATAGAACATTTCTGGGGGAAGAAAAACAGTGCATGATGCAAATGCCTCGCTTCCTTTTTGTGTTCAAATTTGATCACAGGTTTTCCATTCAAGTGTCATCAATTGCAAACATACTTGTCACCATTCCTCGACTTGGATGGTGGAGTATATCACCACTTGCATTAACTAGTGCATTCTCCCATATTATGGTGGATGACCCCTCTATGAACTGTATAGGCATGAATAGCTAAACGAGACTTTGGTACATTATGATTAGTCTAGGATGATTTCATGGTGATTGTAGCCTATGTTGCAGGGCCTCGTTGCCCTTCCCCCTGTCTCGTTTAGCTAAATGCCCTGCTTCAAACTTCACCTCTAACCTTGTTCATGCAACCTCTGTGGAATAAACTCAAGTCTCTGACCATGGGTCTCAATAATGAATACAGTATGTCTTTCATCAGCTTCTGGAATGGCAATAAGATCAAAAAGAGTCATAGGAGATGGTTTGAGTGTCGTTCCTTTCTTTACTGGTCAAATCAGCAAGCAATCAAGCAGACCAAGTTCTAGAACTAGGGAGTCCTGCCTAAAGCCCAAACCTCTTCCCGATGGCAGACCACTCTTGATTGATGGCAAACTCTTGGTCTCGATTTTAAGAAAAGCCCCACTTGGACCACTTCATAGCACCTGTGCTACTCTATAGTTGGGGTCTTTAGCAAGCCTATTGATAGAAATGAATCATTTATTCCTTGCCATCATTTGGCGCATTATTTTACAATTAAATACAACCACTCCTTAACACTAAAGGTAGTACGTGCCAAATCTTTTCCTGTAAAATCAAGCATTCTACAATCTCTTATTAAGCTTTATTGCCATCACAGGCTGCACTCAGCCTCCTCAAATCCATTCATCATGAGCAGCCTATTGTTCGATTCCATAAGACATGGAAAGTGTGCAAATATGGAAAAAGTACAGTTTCACTTCAACTTGGTAATTCTCTCCATATTAAATCTTCAATCTTCGAAAACAGTGACAACCAAGTGTCAGTATTTGCTGTAATATCATAGACTTCTCATGATTCAGCATGGAGAACTGAAGGTGGATCATGTGCAAGCATCTAGTATGACACTAAAATAAAAGGAAGAATTAAAGAAAATCAGTTACAATCAAAAGTTGCAATATAACTATGGAAGAGTGAAAGCTGGATATTTTCAGAAACAATGCTGAATATCTAAATCCAATCAATCTGCATGAAATACTCCCTCTAAAATTCCCATCACATTTACTTAATTCAACAAGATGACAAGGAAAAAACATGTCTGTTtgcaaaggaaaaaaataaagccCTCCTGTATAAAACACCATCAGAATTATTTAATTAAGGGTCTGTATTATTGAGAAACCCCACCCTAAACTCATTGAGAATCAAGAACTCCTTAGCATAGGCCTCTTTTCCTAGAACCTAGTAGAGGAAAGAGAGATCAAAGAGAGACAATAGGACTCTCTTGATTAATTATATAGCAAATGAAAATTTGGTATAAGGTCAAGTACGCAATCAAAGATGAGACTACTTCAGCCAAGGAGAAGAACCCTAGTGCCATATAATAGATAAGAATCACCACTCTTACTCTCCAGTATATCTTTACAATCCATACATCACATTGTACATGAAGCAAAAATATGCATTAGTTCTTTAACCATACCACGACCTAGAACGACGAAAAACTAGTGATGGAACCAGTGATCACCAAGTTAGATGATGCTTTTTTCATATATAACAAAGCTGAAGCAGTGACAGTAATTATGTATGTGCATGAGTCCGACTGTATAAATTCATAACATAGAATGTTAACATAGTGCTACTGTATTGGTTTAATATGTGCAGAAATAAATGAGACTGTAGTAAATAGCAAGAAATATCAGTCAAAATAATTATCATCcatagtatgcaaaaagtgattgcCTCAGAACTCTTAAAAAAAGACCACTTAAGCCAGTTGCCATGTGACTGAATTAAAGATGGagatgaaagaagaaaaatattggCAACACTTCAAAGATGAATTATAACTTACCTCAAGTTGGGATTTATGGTCATCAAGCATCTCAATATCTAACAGAATTTGCCTTATCTGCATGAAGTTTTATAAGGGAAAGAAAACACCAGAAGATGGAAGAGAAAACAACCAGCAGTTATAGAAGTATTTTGACAGTATGCAAAAGTATATCCCAAACCTGCTCTTCAAGGCCATCCTTGTCATCATAAGATGAAGctttttcttcccttttcctaTCTTCAGGACTATCAGAAACTTCAGAGCTTTCAGAAACATCACTTTCTCTATTCATGTGCTGCTTCTTCCTATTCCTTCTCTCACAGTAAAACCATAAATGCAACACCAGAAAGTAAACCTAAATATGTCAAGTAAACAACAAATGGAGGTCACTAAATATTGGTATGCCTTTAAACTTAAGCCTAGATATGTCCTAGAAAGCCACAAGGTGCATCCCTTTCTCCATTAGCCACCTCAAAAAGATTTATCACCTTTTAGATGTTAACCAAAATGGAAAAGACAACCAAACACAGAGTTCAAATAGCAAACATGGATTAAAGATCAATAGGAACCAAGTTGCCAGCAGAATATAATTCTTTCTGGAAGCCAATTTACACTCTTGTTTCTCTTTTTCTGTTGTTTTTTAGGTCCTTTCCAAGAAGATGTCTAGGACTGGCATCCCACAGAATCTTTTTGGTATCAAacaacttttttttctttctaagatCCATTCAGGTGGGgtattaaaattttgaaatatttcaaggCTAATTGACTAATCTATTAGATTGGCATAAATGTATGAATTTTGTACAAGATGTCTTGTTACTCCCAATGCATATTAACATATGATCTGAGACAAAGATGGGTAAAAACATAGCTTTTCTTGTTTTTTGACCTAGGAAGAAGCTGTTAAACAACTCAGAAAATACTAGAGTCTCCTTAGAGCTAGAGTGTCCTTGTCAAAAACTTTACAACAAAAAGTATGGGGAAGAAACACAAACAGAAAATGATTAAGCAAAAGTAGGAGGGAAATTCATTTCGTTAAGGGGTGTCTCAATATCATGCTTAAAACCTTGCATCCCATGATCCCACATCATACACCAAAAAAACCACAATCACTAACATTATAGGTCTA
Coding sequences within:
- the LOC103981756 gene encoding zinc finger CCCH domain-containing protein 13-like is translated as MNRESDVSESSEVSDSPEDRKREEKASSYDDKDGLEEQIRQILLDIEMLDDHKSQLEIFLDEKADEAYKLFSQIEELESQINKEQENCRRITSKIKKIIKAHGWYIKAQEE